The Chrysemys picta bellii isolate R12L10 unplaced genomic scaffold, ASM1138683v2 scaf1497, whole genome shotgun sequence nucleotide sequence gagcactgggaaatccaCCCTCCTCAACACCATGTTCGGCCTGCAGTTTGCAGTGAGCAGTGCCCGATGTACGCGAGGAGCTTTCATGTCCCTCATTAAAGTGGCAGAGAActttcagcaggagctgggctgtgattTCATCCTGGTGATAGACACAGAAGGCTTGAAAGCCCCTGAACTGGCCCTGCTGGAGGATAGTTATCAACATGACAATGAGCTGGCCACACTGGTGGTTGGACTGAGTGACATAACCATCGTTAACATGGCCATGGAGAACGCCACAGAAATGAAGGATATTCTGCAAATTGTGGTCCATGCCTTTCTCAGAATGGAGGAAATAGGGCAAAAAGCCAACTGCCAATTTGTGCATCAGAACGTCAGTGATGTGTCTGCGCATGACCAAAACATGAGGGACAGGAATCACCTCCTAGAGCAGCTGAATGAAATGACCATAGCTGCAGCCAGGATGGAAAAGCAATGTAAAAAAGTGAATTTTTCATGTATTATGGACTATGATGCAGAGAAACACAATTGGTACATCCCTGGACTGTGGCACGGAGTCCCTCCCATGGCTCCAGTGAACATGGGAtacagtgagagtgtgtgtgagctAAAGAAATACCTGTTTGATTTGATAAAGCGACGGTCACATAATAGAGCCCCCAAGGATATTCCCCAGTTTGTCAAATGGGTGGAGAGCCTGTGGAATGCTGTAAAACACGAGAACTTCATCTTCAGTTTCAGAAACAGCCTTGTAGCTGAAGCCTATAACCAGCTGTCTATGAAGTATTCCGAGTGGGACTGGCATTTCCGCAAAGAGATACATCTCTGGGTATCTGAAAAGGAAACTGTCATTCAGAATCAGACATTAGAGAAACTACAGGCTGGTGCCTTATCCATGTTGAAAAATGAGGCACGGGAAAAACTGCAGCACGAGAAACAAAAAGTTTTGGATAATTTACAAGATTATTTTGAAAGTGGAGTTTTGAATCTCCACCTGatagaaaagtacagagaagattTTATCAGGAGTGCAAACTGCCTCAAAAATGAACTTAAGAGCTACTCCGAGAACAAGTGCGAGGAAGCAATTCAAATTCGAAAAGGCCAGCTCAAGACAGAAAACATCCAGACCTCATACATGCAGATAATTGAAGGGAAAGTTGACAGGGTCTTGGATGAATGTAGGAACAAAAAACATAAACTAGAGAATGAAGAACTGAAATTAGAATTTGAAAACATGTGGAGAGAAACACTGTTAGagttgaagttcagcagtttacAGAAACGTGAAATTTATCGAGAGATGGAGTCCCAGTTGAGAAAGGACCTGGCAAATCGAGGGAGTGCCGTCAGGCAGAAGCTACAGGAATCAGGTAGTTTGTTGTATTATGGAATTGacaatttcaaactgaaaaaggaGTATCTAGATTCAGCATGGATCAAAACTATGAAAAAACTGTTGTTCATAGGGGAATGTGAAACAGCTGTTCACACAGAAGAACTTGCTAAATCCTTAATAGATGAGGGTAAAAGATACACTGAAGAAAAGGTAAATTCCAAAGTGGACTACGATGAAATCTATTGCAGAGAATTGCTGAACATAATCAACAAGAGGCTCCAACAGGAGGATGTTAAAAAACTTGGCACTACTGCTTGCTTTGAAGTTGACCTGAAAATTCATATTCTGGGGGAGGCAGCTTTGAGATTTCAAAAGATGCATGAAGATTTTATCAAACAAAATGATCCTCAGTGTCATCTAGAGAAGCTGAAACCTCTGTATTTCTCCACATTTACTGACCTGTATTTGGAAAAAGATGAGAACCAAACAAGGGCCAGGGATTTCTGTGATCAATGTCTCAAACCCGCCTTGGTGGATTATATCAACAAAAGACTAGGAACAGAGATAGTAGATGACATTCTCAACAAGGCAGAGTCCATTGAATATGGCAGCCGGACCTTTTTCCAGTTCACTGTACAGAAAAAGCTTCTGGAGGAGATGAACTTGGATAACTAtgtgaaatatattaaaaactatGAAAAATTTGTCAAAACCTGGATTCGGAGATATATGATGGATCATTACAGGGAAACTAAGCGTTTGGGAGAGTTGGAGAAAAAGATTCTATCTACAATAGTAAAGAAAGTGAGGGAAGTTTTGGAAAGctccaaaaatgaaaaaaacaccaCAGTCTTAGCATTTTTAAGCAACTTTTGTGAAGTGCTGCAGCAGGACCTAGTCATTTCCAAGGACAACTTACTTGGGATACAGtttaaaaacacagcaaaaaCAGGACAGTTTTGTGCTAATATTCAAACCTTTCTTCTGGATCTGGAACAAGAAATCTTATCCCAATTTGGTGGTTTGAATATTCAGACCAAACTCTCCAATCTGTCATTAAAACCCCAGGATGAAATCTTCAAGCGAGTatttggctgtgggaagcagtgtccaTTTTGTAAAGTCCCCTGTGAAGCAGGAGGCAGTGACCACAAGGAGCATTTTGCATCTGTGCATTGGCCACAAGGATTATGCAATTTCAGGGATCTTGATACACAAAAACTT carries:
- the LOC101941561 gene encoding interferon-induced very large GTPase 1-like yields the protein MSMCQFALPLLLPALYTPRCTLMLWAMRDIVRKWRPHSLADSRGFREESLVLTAMPTISFVRMGSCSFSKSKFLNEVLSPSQQHHDFFIHRDMESGNVPREITDGLVEISWYFPGGRKNSDLFPEPVAVTNLRGDIESHWLQFTFLTVVSSAVFIVTESISERQYALLSSLQGSATKYYFILNCKNGNPKETLGFLNKLAPVLNLGKSQLLVKDSTTNNAGFVQKLKSAIKSITSSHPKRMNLEAMAVTARELGIQVDEDRKECQIARKWAREITVEIKDVAKYKREMLRLQGDLWEELAKVEKELCRMRRQGETATEDYRCQLREKQLQLRRQQDQCDLTDGLITFINGIGQLPSMEKHHFLKWMKFCLDHIARDNLFKLRDQYKVKSKMAGDDPQALAMLDKLISTTSLGVEHFMRELGQFYEAEYSMVKEGDKAKCQRQFIHLPGIAADLMLEGFPMELLDGNSSNIPLQWVTDVLTQLHAKLGGRSRMVVLTVLGVQSTGKSTLLNTMFGLQFAVSSARCTRGAFMSLIKVAENFQQELGCDFILVIDTEGLKAPELALLEDSYQHDNELATLVVGLSDITIVNMAMENATEMKDILQIVVHAFLRMEEIGQKANCQFVHQNVSDVSAHDQNMRDRNHLLEQLNEMTIAAARMEKQCKKVNFSCIMDYDAEKHNWYIPGLWHGVPPMAPVNMGYSESVCELKKYLFDLIKRRSHNRAPKDIPQFVKWVESLWNAVKHENFIFSFRNSLVAEAYNQLSMKYSEWDWHFRKEIHLWVSEKETVIQNQTLEKLQAGALSMLKNEAREKLQHEKQKVLDNLQDYFESGVLNLHLIEKYREDFIRSANCLKNELKSYSENKCEEAIQIRKGQLKTENIQTSYMQIIEGKVDRVLDECRNKKHKLENEELKLEFENMWRETLLELKFSSLQKREIYREMESQLRKDLANRGSAVRQKLQESGSLLYYGIDNFKLKKEYLDSAWIKTMKKLLFIGECETAVHTEELAKSLIDEGKRYTEEKVNSKVDYDEIYCRELLNIINKRLQQEDVKKLGTTACFEVDLKIHILGEAALRFQKMHEDFIKQNDPQCHLEKLKPLYFSTFTDLYLEKDENQTRARDFCDQCLKPALVDYINKRLGTEIVDDILNKAESIEYGSRTFFQFTVQKKLLEEMNLDNYVKYIKNYEKFVKTWIRRYMMDHYRETKRLGELEKKILSTIVKKVREVLESSKNEKNTTVLAFLSNFCEVLQQDLVISKDNLLGIQFKNTAKTGQFCANIQTFLLDLEQEILSQFGGLNIQTKLSNLSLKPQDEIFKRVFGCGKQCPFCKVPCEAGGSDHKEHFASVHWPQGLCNFRDLDTQKLVYDICSSEVVSENSFRKSGTKGKFHPYKDYRVYYSDWRIQPDPSIEASDYWKFVFQKFNHQLAKSYNAKPADLPRNWGKITETQALEGLKKAFNMK